A stretch of Lactuca sativa cultivar Salinas chromosome 6, Lsat_Salinas_v11, whole genome shotgun sequence DNA encodes these proteins:
- the LOC111891433 gene encoding uncharacterized protein LOC111891433 isoform X1 has translation MADDDWPEWLPSGWTIQIRKIDGRKVKCYIDPEGHKFYSKPQVERHLNAIRNSIVVTETEGLFASKPKRGRRRKIEDSNWLPDGWNVEVKYRSCGKEYKVFMDPINGHKFFTKQQILKYLANKANTNNSPAEEKKGDKTPIKLEESQITEPIEAKKTNETSASSAITESTPDYEVISRTPADGLPPGWIKEIRATQHGSEKKKNLFYADPLSGYIFFSKLDALCYLDTGGDIKKCAMRPLRRDMSREINSLKRSKTSDSNDHMTSSNCYEDMVEEFESDKAKKAASLSKNLVPQDEKIEELVDNIKKFNSTYDEHLQFEKEKFRSRLQEREKERDLKILTTNTQHLTEGARDTILAMQAEIEKKYRDSGM, from the exons ATGGCTGACGATGACTGGCCGGAGTGGCTTCCATCGGGCTGGACGATACAAATCAGAAAGATCGATGGACGGAAGGTCAAG TGTTACATTGATCCAGAAGGACACAAGTTCTATTCGAAGCCGCAAGTGGAACGGCATCTTAACGCCATCAGAAACAGCATAGTAGTGACT GAAACTGAAGGGCTTTTCGCTTCTAAGCCTAAAcgtggaagaagaagaaaaatcgAAGATTCTAATTGGCTACCTGATGGATGGAATGTGGAAGTGAAGTATAGAAGTTGTGGAAAAGAATATAAG GTTTTCATGGATCCCATCAATGGACATAAATTCTTTACAAAGCAACAGATTCTGAAATATCTTGCTAATAAGGCCAATACAAACAACAGTCCAGCTGAAGAGAAAAAA GGAGATAAAACCCCTATTAAACTTGAGGAGTCCCAGATTACTGAACCCATTGAAGCCAAGAAAACAAATGAAACCAGTGCGAGTTCAGCAATTACAGAAAGCACCCCTGACTATGAA GTTATCTCAAGAACTCCTGCAGATGGGTTGCCTCCAGGATGGATAAAAGAAATCAGAGCGACACAACATGGATCCGAGAAGAAAAAAAATTTG TTCTACGCAGACCCTTTGAGTGGCTACATATTTTTCTCAAAACTGGATGCTTTATGCTATTTGGATACTGGAGGAGACATAAAGAAATGTGCCATGAGACCATTGAGAAGGGATATGAGTCGAGAAATCAAT AGTTTGAAACGAAGCAAGACATCCGACTCAAACGATCATATGACATCATCGAATTGCTATGAGGATATGGTTGAAGAATTTGAAAGTGATAAAGCAAAAAAAGCGGCTTCATTATCAAAAAATTTGGTCCCACAAGATGAAAAAATTGAAGAATTAGTTGATAATATAAAGAAGTTTAATTCTACATATGATGAACACTTGCAATTTGAGAAAGAAAAGTTTCGGTCGAGGTTACAAGAACGTGAGAAAGAACGGGATTTGAAAATATTAACCACCAACACTCAGCATTTAACGGAAGGGGCCCGTGACACGATTCTAGCGATGCAAGCGGAGATAGAGAAAAAGTATCGTGATAGCGGGATGTAA
- the LOC128126668 gene encoding uncharacterized protein LOC128126668 isoform X2: MIEYLVCLVTGGRWQVNGTNLEYICLQGGISKLALIFSEYISYSDFVSLVKIGLLDKYRISLRFHHPELNYYIAIVEDMDVRMLINVTKCSGGRAVKVFVVVDEVEEVNGGGEIGNQLVGNLCSYKGSNDPIGTFNSPSVPQFHSVVENVNVSYSPIHYVDPENYKSVGDDDVGTYLNHVGGRCDDVAEQEVKLMNRRVVDKTKKKKNSSQKNEKNHVYGHYVDVGDVCLDITELQSNSDRDELGDGVKAKFPDNLFHGMPSVPA, encoded by the coding sequence atgattgaatatttggtttgtcttgtaaccggtgggagatggcaagttaatggaactaatctGGAATACATATGTCTACAGGGAGGTATTTCTAAActtgctttgatattttctgagtatattagttatagtgattttgtatctttggtaaaaattggtttgttagacaaatatagaattagtcttcgtttccaccatcctgaattaaattattatatagctatagttgaagacatggatgttagaatgttgataaacgtaaccaaatgtagtggaggaagggctgtgaaagtgtttgtggtggttgatgaagttgaggaggttaatgggggtggtgaaattggaaaccagcttgttggtaatttatgcagttataaagggagcaacgatccgataggtactttcaatagtcctagtgtacctcagtttcacagtgttgttgaaaatgttaatgttagttattcacctattcactatgtggatcccgagaattacaagtctgttggtgatgatgatgttggtacatatcttaatcatgtgggtggtcgttgtgatgatgttgccgaacaagaagttaaacttatgaataggcgtgtggtagataaaactaaaaagaaaaaaaattcaagtcaaaaaaatgaaaaaaatcatgtttacgggcattatgttgatgttggtgatgtatgtttagatataaccgagctacaaagcaattccgatagagatgagttgggtgatggAGTTAAAGCTAAGTTTCCCGATAATCTTTTTCACGGTATGCCCTCTGTACCAGCATGA
- the LOC111891425 gene encoding pentatricopeptide repeat-containing protein At5g55840, translated as MLCASKISNFSNKLTTFRHFSQMGFFKNSKRSLKDGNQTKASTNQKNSGFELENSIYAILTISRWESLNQMNYKRVSLRPVHGNLALKFLNWVIKQPAFQQLKNLTYVYCITVHILVKARMYASAKSILTRLSDMGIDSNSIFAALMDTYPLCNSNPAVFDLLIRVYLQESLVKDALVIFHLMGLRGFTPSVFTCNKILGSMRKDNEASWLFFKEMLSKNVCPNVATFNILLNILCFNGKIKKAEHLVLKMEESGYVPNLVTYNTLLNWYFKKGRYKAALELIDHMSHKGLEADVCTYNMLIDNLCQNNRSAKGYLLLKKMRKKMVSPNEVTYNTLIKGFIKESKTKVAVHVFNEMMSFNVSPNVITYNTLIDGYCKEGSFKEAIECIYKMEAKGLKPNEVSYGVVLDGYCKLGDLDSAHSLIESMKVNEILVDHVSYTMLINGFSKSKMLKQGVEVLDELIQNGVDLDVVTYSTLINGFCREGKFKNGKEIMCKMYKSGVTPNKVMYSTLVYNFCIHGKVNEAMRIYAIMNQSGHDPDLFMCNKLIASFCKSKRMEEGVEFMKHMGRIGISPNTSTYNFIINGYVSIGNGSKALNFYEEMVNIGQHPSSYTYGSLLRALCYGENLEEAWKFLNKIRNIPDALDIVSYNMLLGEICRSRNLQAAVFLLKEMVRNNVIPDSHSYTCLLASLCKKGKMVISVLLSEKWMQKGALLPNKVTYTCLIDGLFKAGHPKTASFYHEKMVADGFFADTILLNVLMDGYSRMGNMSMVYGLFSTMRDENLSPNLATYNILLHGYAKQEDISRCFEVYATLLRKGFFPDKRTCHAVIYGICNVGMLDFASKMLKNMILKGMIVDKVTFDMLISKCSEKKKMVKAFEFLDIMYFLKVIPDQETFDIILKGIKETYGCHPTHVFIKEMLEKGFVPCEKQVVRLITDMCRVGDVKGAFLVKNEMQKSVVSRSVVESAMVRGLVKKGRIEEAILMFDCMLKSKLVPTTATFTTLMHSLCKKQEFKEALKLKNIMEFNRVRFDAVTYNVLIMGFCNCGDLVEGLKLYKEMKKKGICPMVNTFCVIVESFCNKDDFTDGEMILMDLCERGLLCEDEITQDMVQSFNVALIKLKMLKHKKYKIS; from the exons ATGTTATGCGCTTCGAAAATCTCCAACTTCTCAAATAAACTAACAACATTTAGGCACTTCTCGCAAATGgggtttttcaaaaattcaaaaagatcACTCAAAGATGGTAATCAAACCAAAGCTTCGACGAACCAGAAGAACTCTG GTTTTGAACTGGAGAACAGCATCTATGCAATTCTGACAATTAGCAGATGGGAGTCTCTAAATCAAATGAACTATAAACGAGTTTCCCTCAGACCAGTTCATGGAAACCTAGCTTTAAAATTTCTCAATTGGGTAATCAAACAACCTGCTTTTCAACAACTCAAGAATCTCACGTATGTTTACTGTATAACTGTTCATATACTGGTGAAAGCAAGAATGTATGCCTCTGCTAAATCAATTTTGACACGATTATCTGACATGGGTATCGATTCAAACTCCATTTTTGCTGCTTTGATGGACACTTACCCTCTTTGCAACTCAAATCCTGCTGTTTTCGACCTTTTGATTCGAGTTTACTTGCAAGAATCTTTGGTCAAGGACGCTTTGGTAATTTTTCATTTGAtggggcttcgggggtttaccCCATCTGTTTTTACTTGCAACAAGATTTTAGGCTCAATGAGGAAGGACAACGAGGCATCTTGGTTATTTTTCAAGGAAATGCTTTCAAAAAACGTATGCCCAAATGTTGCAACTTTTAATATACTCTTGAATATTCTTTGTTTCAATGGGAAGATCAAGAAAGCCGAACATCTTGTTTTGAAAATGGAAGAGAGTGGTTATGTTCCAAATTTAGTTACCTACAATACTTTGCTTAATTGGTATTTCAAAAAGGGAAGATACAAGGCAGCTTTGGAGTTGATTGATCACATGAGTCATAAAGGTCTTGAAGCGGATGTATGCACATATAACATGCTTATAGATAACTTATGTCAAAACAATAGGAGTGCAAAAGGGTATTTATTGttaaaaaagatgagaaagaagatGGTTTCCCCAAATGAAGTCACTTATAATACTCTCATAAAGGGGTTTATCAAAGAATCAAAAACCAAAGTTGCAGTTCATGTTTTCAATGAGATGATGAGCTTTAACGTTTCTCCAaatgttataacttataatactTTAATTGATGGGTATTGCAAGGAGGGTAGTTTCAAAGAAGCTATAGAATGTATATACAAAATGGAAGCAAAGGGATTAAAGCCTAATGAAGTTAGTTATGGTGTTGTTTTGGATGGATACTGCAAACTTGGAGATTTAGATTCCGCTCATAGTCTTATAGAATCCATGAAAGTCAATGAAATTCTTGTTGACCATGTTTCATATACAATGTTAATCAACGGGTTTAGCAAAAGTAAGATGCTTAAACAAGGTGTGGAAGTTCTTGATGAATTGATCCAAAATGGTGTTGATCTTGATGTTGTTACATATTCAACACTCATAAATGGATTTTGTAGAGAGGGGAAGTTCAAAAATGGAAAAGAGATCATGTGTAAAATGTATAAATCCGGTGTGACACCAAACAAAGTGATGTATTCAACATTGGTTTATAATTTTTGCATCCATGGAAAAGTAAATGAAGCAATGCGAATTTATGCTATAATGAATCAAAGTGGACATGATCCGGATCTTTTCATGTGTAACAAATTAATTGCTTCGTTTTGTAAAAGTAAAAGAATGGAAGAGGGAGTGGAGTTTATGAAGCACATGGGTAGAATCGGTATTTCCCCAAACACCTCAACTTATAACTTCATCATAAACGGCTATGTAAGCATAGGAAATGGATCAAAAGCATTGAACTTTTACGAAGAAATGGTCAATATCGGTCAACACCCGAGTTCTTATACGTATGGAAGCCTACTAAGAGCACTTTGTTATGGTGAAAATCTTGAAGAGGCATGGAAATTCTTGAACAAAATCCGGAACATTCCGGATGCTTTAGATATTGTTTCTTACAATATGTtattgggggagatttgtagaTCTAGAAATTTACAAGCTGCTGTCTTTTTGTTGAAAGAAATGGTTCGTAACAATGTTATTCCCGATAGTCATTCGTATACATGTCTACTTGCTAGTTTGTgtaagaagggtaaaatggtcatttccgTTCTTCTTTCAGAAAAATGGATGCAAAAAGGAGCTCTTTTACCAAACAAGGTAACTTACACATGCTTAATTGATGGTCTTTTTAAAGCGGGCCATCCAAAAACCGCATCTTTTTACCATGAAAAGATGGTGGCAGATGGTTTTTTTGCTGACACGATTTTACTCAATGTACTTATGGATGGTTATTCAAGAATGGGAAACATGTCTATGGTTTATGGTTTATTTTCCACAATGAGAGATGAAAATTTGTCGCCTAATTTGGCTACTTATAACATTCTCTTACATGGGTATGCAAAGCAAGAAGATATATCAAGGTGCTTTGAAGTATACGCTACCCTTTTGAGAAAAGGGTTTTTTCCCGATAAAAGAACATGTCACGCAGTAATTTATGGAATTTGCAACGTGGGTATGCTTGATTTTGCTTCCAAAATGTTGAAAAATATGATCTTGAAAGGTATGATTGTCGATAAGGTCACATTTGATATGTTGATCTCTAAATGTagtgagaagaagaagatggtgaAAGCTTTCGAGTTCTTGGATATAATGTATTTTTTGAAAGTTATCCCGGATCAAGAAACCTTTGATATTATTCTTAAAGGAATCAAAGAAACATATGGATGTCACCCCACTCATGTTTTTATCAAAGAGATGTTGGAGAAAGGTTTTGTTCCTTGTGAAAAACAAGTTGTTCGGTTGATTACGGATATGTGTCGTGTGGGAGACGTGAAAGGGGCGTTTTTGGTAAAAAATGAAATGCAAAAAAGTGTTGTGTCACGGAGTGTGGTTGAGAGTGCTATGGTTCGTGGGCTTGTGAAAAAAGGAAGAATTGAAGAAGCCATTTTGATGTTTGATTGTATGCTTAAATCAAAACTTGTTCCAACAACCGCTACTTTTACTACTTTGATGCATTCTTTGTGCAAGAAACAAGAGTTTAAAGAGGCGTTGAAGTTGAAAAACATTATGGAATTTAATCGTGTAAGATTTGATGCGGTTACTTATAATGTTTTAATAATGGGATTTTGTAATTGTGGTGATTTGGTTGAAGGGTTGAAGTTATATAAGGAGATGAAGAAAAAAGGTATTTGTCCAATGGTGAATACGTTTTGTGTGATTGTCGAGTCTTTTTGCAATAAAGATGATTTCACGGATGGTGAAATGATTTTGATGGATTTATGTGAAAGGGGTTTGTTATGTGAAGATGAAATCACTCAAGATATGGTTCAAAGTTTTAATGTTGCTTTGATAAAGTTGAAGATGTTGAAGCACAAAAAGTACAAAATCAGTTGA
- the LOC111891408 gene encoding UDP-rhamnose/UDP-galactose transporter 6 has protein sequence MTPSSKADKKAAVDIAAWTFNIVTSVGIIIVNKALMATYGFTFATTLTGLHFVTTTLMTIVLRWLGYIQPSHLPIADLLKFVLFANFSIVGMNVSLMWNSVGFYQIAKLSMIPVSCLLEVAFDKIRYSRDTKLSILIVLLGVAVCTVTDVSVNTKGFVAAFVAVWSTALQQYYVHYLQRKYQLSSFNLLGHTAPIQAGSLLLVGPFVDYWLTNKRVDAFKYNTVSLIFLILSCTIAIGTNLSQFICIGRFTAVTFQVLGHMKTILVLMLGFIFFGREGLNLHVVIGMIIAIMGMIWYGNASSKPGGKERRSYSLPKTSQPKKDSLLETSETDEKV, from the exons ATGACTCCATCAAGTAAAGCTGATAAAAAGGCAGCAGTTGATATTGCTGCATGGACATTCAACATAGTCACTTCTGTTGGCATCATCATCGTGAACAAAGCCTTAATGGCAACATATGGTTTCACATTCG CAACAACCTTAACAGGATTGCATTTTGTCACCACAACCTTGATGACTATTGTTCTTAGGTGGTTGGGTTACATCCAACCCTCTCATCTACCCATTGCAGATCTTCTCAAATTCGTCCTATTTGCTAACTTCTCCATTGTTGGAATGAATGTCAGTCTTATGTGGAACTCTGTGGGATTCTATCAA ATAGCAAAACTGAGTATGATTCCTGTATCCTGTTTATTGGAAGTTGCATTTGATAAGATACGATATTCAAGGGACACAAAGCTCAGTATTTTAATTGTTCTTCTGGGTGTTGCTGTATGCACTGTTACTGATGTCAGTGTCAATACTAAAGGTTTTGTTGCTGCCTTTGTTGCAGTATGGAGTACAGCCCTTCAACAATAT tATGTGCATTACCTTCAAAGAAAGTACCAGTTGAGTTCTTTCAATCTGTTAGGACATACTGCCCCAATCCAGGCTGGATCCCTACTGTTAGTGGGCCCCTTTGTTGACTACTGGTTGACCAACAAAAGAGTGGATGCTTTTAAGTACAATACAGTATCTCTG ATATTTTTAATTCTATCGTGTACGATTGCAATTGGGACAAATCTAAGCCAGTTTATCTGCATCGGGAGGTTTACAGCCGTCACATTCCAAGTCCTAGGTCACATGAAAACAATCCTCGTACTGATGTTGGGTTTTATTTTCTTTGGGCGTGAGGGTTTAAACCTTCACGTGGTAATTGGAATGATAATAGCAATCATGGGAATGATTTGGTATGGGAACGCGTCATCAAAGCCAGGTGGCAAAGAGAGGCGTAGCTATTCCCTTCCGAAAACAAGTCAACCCAAAAAGGACTCTCTTCTAGAAACTTCCGAGACGGATGAGAAGGTGTAA
- the LOC111891433 gene encoding uncharacterized protein LOC111891433 isoform X2: protein MADDDWPEWLPSGWTIQIRKIDGRKVKETEGLFASKPKRGRRRKIEDSNWLPDGWNVEVKYRSCGKEYKVFMDPINGHKFFTKQQILKYLANKANTNNSPAEEKKGDKTPIKLEESQITEPIEAKKTNETSASSAITESTPDYEVISRTPADGLPPGWIKEIRATQHGSEKKKNLFYADPLSGYIFFSKLDALCYLDTGGDIKKCAMRPLRRDMSREINSLKRSKTSDSNDHMTSSNCYEDMVEEFESDKAKKAASLSKNLVPQDEKIEELVDNIKKFNSTYDEHLQFEKEKFRSRLQEREKERDLKILTTNTQHLTEGARDTILAMQAEIEKKYRDSGM from the exons ATGGCTGACGATGACTGGCCGGAGTGGCTTCCATCGGGCTGGACGATACAAATCAGAAAGATCGATGGACGGAAGGTCAAG GAAACTGAAGGGCTTTTCGCTTCTAAGCCTAAAcgtggaagaagaagaaaaatcgAAGATTCTAATTGGCTACCTGATGGATGGAATGTGGAAGTGAAGTATAGAAGTTGTGGAAAAGAATATAAG GTTTTCATGGATCCCATCAATGGACATAAATTCTTTACAAAGCAACAGATTCTGAAATATCTTGCTAATAAGGCCAATACAAACAACAGTCCAGCTGAAGAGAAAAAA GGAGATAAAACCCCTATTAAACTTGAGGAGTCCCAGATTACTGAACCCATTGAAGCCAAGAAAACAAATGAAACCAGTGCGAGTTCAGCAATTACAGAAAGCACCCCTGACTATGAA GTTATCTCAAGAACTCCTGCAGATGGGTTGCCTCCAGGATGGATAAAAGAAATCAGAGCGACACAACATGGATCCGAGAAGAAAAAAAATTTG TTCTACGCAGACCCTTTGAGTGGCTACATATTTTTCTCAAAACTGGATGCTTTATGCTATTTGGATACTGGAGGAGACATAAAGAAATGTGCCATGAGACCATTGAGAAGGGATATGAGTCGAGAAATCAAT AGTTTGAAACGAAGCAAGACATCCGACTCAAACGATCATATGACATCATCGAATTGCTATGAGGATATGGTTGAAGAATTTGAAAGTGATAAAGCAAAAAAAGCGGCTTCATTATCAAAAAATTTGGTCCCACAAGATGAAAAAATTGAAGAATTAGTTGATAATATAAAGAAGTTTAATTCTACATATGATGAACACTTGCAATTTGAGAAAGAAAAGTTTCGGTCGAGGTTACAAGAACGTGAGAAAGAACGGGATTTGAAAATATTAACCACCAACACTCAGCATTTAACGGAAGGGGCCCGTGACACGATTCTAGCGATGCAAGCGGAGATAGAGAAAAAGTATCGTGATAGCGGGATGTAA